TTTACCTGCACCGGTTTCACTAAAAAATGTGTTAAAGGAATCATCACCACCACCAACGGTTTTATCAGATGGCATTTGACCGTCAGGTTGAATTCCATGCTCCAAGCAATATAATTCCCAGCATGCGTTACCAATTTGTACTCCTGCTTGTCCTCCATGTATCGAAATGCATTCACGCATTTtgcttttaagttattttaactattctttgtcttataaaaaaatcttaatattttcccAAATAACTTACAATTGCAGAATATCCTctcaaactaaaaaatataattgttataaattctcaaagtatctaaatttaaaatttatatatttttttaaattgtgtagaTACCTGGCTGTTTTGTTTTTCGAAATAGTTTTTACGATAAGctacctatattaaatatattatacattcggCTAATgtcacatataaaatattaaaattacaaagtagGTAAGTTCAGCTATTTTTTGTCTAAGCTCTTGTTctcttgtaaattatttttctctaaTATTTCACCCACAACGCCGTATTCATTTCttaagcttaaaaaataaaactcttttaGATATACTCCAAAAATAACGCAGCTTAAGAGCATAGGTAATTGCAAATTTCTGCAAAATCGAATTTGCAGGAGAGGTAAAACATAAATCTCGTAAATAATATGTGGAAATAGCCTTTTTGAGacgcatttgtttttaatttaaatttaactctaACTGTTGAAATTATTCAGAGGCTATTTTATAAAGAAGTGTTTGTAGATTCAGTAATTGCCGTTTTAATTCCTAGCATCGGAAACGTATGATTCATCATTATTGATCGGAATTCCTCAAAAAGAATTGGTTGTATGTATGCTTTGAGGATTTATCCACACTTATCACACgatgaaaatacatttttatggtaAGCCTACCTGATTTTGTGTtaatagtatagatataaaattttgtaaaaatatttcattctcaTTCATTTGTGATAGTCCCCTATGAGCTTTACCATAAAACAGCTACGGAATTCAGGGTATTTCCAACAAAGGAACTGCTCAACGCTGATTGAACAAATTtgaacaacaaaattaaatttaaataactcatacttattttgaaaacttaaaaaatgtagGTGGCAGATCTACCCACCTTTCAAAGGAGCACTGGTTGATAAAGTTCGAGTTGGTAACACCGGCTATAGGTTTTGAGGTATATAGACATAAGGCAAAGACAATAACACATTTGTCATTTTGTCGATATCATTTATCAATGCAACGCAGTCTTAAATTGTAATCATAAGTTTCATATAGATTTTtgcattatttactattaaaattaacacataactgtaaattttatgttacgTGTTAACGTAAAtggtgtttgttttaaattaagtcttaaaaaacttgtaatattaaagCATTTGTATTTCTCATCTTATCATAATTtccaaattgttattatttaaaattcttcaaaCAGCATAACAGgagtgatttataatataaagatgtCTGAAGAAGATGTAGCAAAATGGGCAAAAGATGGGcaaaataaaggtttttatacTATGTCTTATGAATgtgtagtaaattattaaaagcatTAGTAATTCCTGGTACTATAACCATGAACTCTATACATTTCAGAGCTTTTTATGTCTCCTAGTTGTTCAAGCTTTGAAATGTTAGATCCTCATGATCCTGTAATAAGCCGCTTAGCAACACAACTGTTCAAAAAGACTAACGATTATTTACAAGGAGAAATGGCTGCTGGACAGGTAGGTTATATTAGTTATTCGGTATAagtacaggctcaagggacataacatcttagtcacCAAGGATGGCTACAATGGGCAATATAAAGAATAGTTCATATTTTTgatagcaccaatgtctatagggGGTTATGAGCACTTTTCAGTAGGTGCCCATTTGTTCACCAGcttacctttataatattatatatgaatgcttatattgttaacaaaattaaGCATTAACTTTTATAGGGGATTTTAATTCTAACTAATATCATGTAAAATTCAGGATCATTACAACCTATTAGAAGAGATCAACAGATTGGCTATCACTAAATATGCAGATCTTAAGAATTTGACAGTCAATTTAAGCAAGACTTTGaatgaatataatgaaatgtGTGAGTATTAATCAAAATTCATATCTAATCTAAATGTTGGTTCCAGTTAAATGAATTAAAgaaaccttttaaaattaatgttataactataataactaAAGGTTTTATGATCACAGAAGTCATATTGAGTTTTGTTGCTTACTCCAACCCTAACAATGCTTACAATGACCGGACAActaaatataaacctttcttATTCCTACTTTAAGtttgataaatatgatttaaaattaaaatgacaaatattttttctaacattTGATTACATTACTACTgaagttatttttcttaaagattgttttacaaattttgttgCATTTTAGATAATTCCCAGATAAAGCCATTGCTTCTTCAAATAGACCAGATTGATGCACAAGTATCACAATTTGAAGCAAATGCATATCGTTTGGACAGCTATACAAAGCAACTGAAGGCTCGATTTAAGGAActtgaagaaaaataaactttgaattaattattctactaaatttataaaaaaattattgatttttgctttaattttacattattgtataactaatagttattaaatatatatgtattgaaaataaGCGAAATAGTATAGTGTCAATTatcatttttgtgttttaaatttaattcaaaagttaAATAGACCAAAACTATGTAagtccaataaaaatatactttttcacACCAAAgtctactttaatttaaattgattctttccatttaaataaatataatatcttggaAGATGCCCAATGAATTGAAGAACACAATTCTTTTCTATGAGATTATGTTAGTATATAAGATGAGATATTATGTTACTCAAGCACTTTTTTGGTTGACCAGACTAGTATTTCTAGTAGTATTATTAGTTGTCTTGCTATAGCTgtcattaatttcaaaatctttatattaaatgatagcCTCTGgtttcaaatttgataaaactattaatggaatgaaaactaattatgaaatactgaataaaaatatttattataagtgcgTGCAGACATAATTTGATACACATCACCGACGAACCgtattattcgttttaattcatttaatctaCCCGTTCTGTTAGGTAGTAAGTATTTGGATCCATAAGAATCTATTCTTGGTGCATTTCTCGGCCTCCTTGTATAAAAGACTTGCGATATTTTGCGATGTGAAACTGCTCTCAGAAATAGTACAGATTTAGTATCAATaacttactattatattattaaaaaaactacatttctATATTATAGATAAGCGGTTGGGCTAATGAGCACCTAACGATAACTCCtcactaccacccatagacataaaaaatattaaccgtttcttatattgccaatgcgcAACCgcccaccgaccttgggaaccaagatgttatgttgatgttatgttccttgttgGCCGACTTACACATTCTTCCAATCGGAAgtcgaaacacaaaaatactacttATTGCTGTTTAGGAGTAGAAATttgtaatgaattattgttataaacaatataaacccATATGTTAAATGTGTAAACACTGATGTACTCCTAAATGTAGAAGTGTTAGACCTTATTGACCAAATGTCTTGATATAATAGGCGCAATTATGTCCTAGTGTTCCTGGCAAGGAGTTAGCAAAAAGAAGACGCTCTGCAAtgtttaataaactattaaaattgaaaaattgtgTGTATGGTTTGGCATTTGCTAATGAAAATTGTGCATATGGCTACCACGATTTAATCATTTTGTGATACTATGGAAAAAACATTGCTCGATAAGGTTTATTTTCAAGTAGGTAGGTAATGTTTAAGCGTTTATGATTCGAAAAAAACCGttgtatttaaatctataataataataatattaacgtaattaataattattatctacttAGTACcaattttgtattattgctGTTAGTGTTATAATAGAACAGTTTACGATTCCCATTAGGTAAATTATCTCGGATAAACTACAGAAATGTGTAAAATTGAACCAACTACTTTGATcttcgtattaaatattatcataattataaatacgcactgattattattattaaaaaatgtcaattgggatttattaaaataaaaaactcttttgtgtttttttacgtttttataacaagtattaattccaataaaattttacaagttcCTTTTGTACAAGTACGGAGAAATCTCCGCATATGGAAACTTAAAGGCATTTCAGATAATTGTGGCATATACTGTGGATAGTGCTTTAGAAGGTTTTTAGGATTTCTTTCACTAGCGAATGGGATTTTTTCTCCCAACAAATAACAAATCTGTCCATCCGTTCATCCAGCATCGATACGCGACCGATGAtaaaaagcttaaaaataaatcgaatacaTTTAGACCGGAAAAGTCTACcgattttactattattttacgtaatataaCAATTGAAGTGCGCGAGGGTTTGTTGGGAATGTGCTTCGGCTTTGTTACTTTAGAATTTTGACATTCCCATAGTTATTATCggtatatagtaaaatattattgattttttatcacATGTATAAGGACGATTATTGCTTtgtgtcattattattaatat
This genomic window from Vanessa atalanta chromosome Z, ilVanAtal1.2, whole genome shotgun sequence contains:
- the LOC125075964 gene encoding biogenesis of lysosome-related organelles complex 1 subunit 2; translation: MSEEDVAKWAKDGQNKELFMSPSCSSFEMLDPHDPVISRLATQLFKKTNDYLQGEMAAGQDHYNLLEEINRLAITKYADLKNLTVNLSKTLNEYNEMYNSQIKPLLLQIDQIDAQVSQFEANAYRLDSYTKQLKARFKELEEK